One stretch of Bacillus spongiae DNA includes these proteins:
- a CDS encoding sigma-70 family RNA polymerase sigma factor → MKKGGERLVESLIDRARNGSEHAFRLLIETYKNDVFRSVYGVLRNQKDAEDASQEVWIKIYSSLLSYEGKGFKTWITRIAVHHAIDCKRKQARRSEELVDELPPSIDANRTETIENMLLRKEQKQLLGKKLAKVPPAYREVIEGFYIKEKSYQQLADEQNVQIKTIETKLYRARLWMKKNWKEEEFQ, encoded by the coding sequence ATGAAAAAGGGGGGAGAGAGGTTGGTTGAATCGCTCATTGACCGAGCGAGGAATGGCAGTGAACATGCTTTCCGATTGCTCATCGAAACATATAAAAACGATGTCTTTCGAAGTGTATACGGTGTTCTCCGTAATCAAAAAGATGCAGAAGATGCCTCACAGGAAGTTTGGATTAAGATTTATTCCTCTCTCCTCAGCTATGAAGGGAAAGGTTTTAAGACATGGATCACACGCATCGCTGTTCACCATGCGATTGATTGTAAAAGAAAGCAGGCAAGGCGAAGTGAGGAGCTAGTCGACGAGCTTCCACCCTCAATTGATGCAAATAGAACAGAGACAATTGAGAACATGCTGCTTCGGAAAGAACAAAAGCAATTGTTAGGAAAAAAACTTGCGAAGGTACCACCAGCGTATCGAGAAGTCATCGAAGGATTCTATATAAAAGAAAAATCATATCAGCAACTTGCGGATGAACAAAATGTTCAAATTAAAACAATCGAGACAAAGTTATATCGCGCTCGATTATGGATGAAAAAAAATTGGAAGGAGGAGGAGTTTCAATGA
- a CDS encoding redoxin domain-containing protein has translation MKKRYFFGLFFLLISLIFAANLLYEGKMKEKEVSAQSQVSLNKGATPPDFTLTTVDGKDMTLSALKGKKVILNFWATWCPPCKAEMPYMQQYYETFQKEHNVEIVAVNLTSEDNGPSAVQKFIKDYQLTFPVLLDKSGEVADSYKVLSIPTTYFLTSDGHIYEKRIGPMSEEMLSDIVQQMP, from the coding sequence ATGAAGAAACGATATTTCTTTGGTCTATTCTTTCTATTAATCAGTTTAATTTTTGCAGCTAATCTGCTATACGAAGGAAAAATGAAAGAGAAAGAGGTTTCGGCACAGTCTCAAGTAAGCTTAAACAAAGGAGCGACCCCTCCTGACTTCACGTTAACGACAGTTGATGGAAAGGACATGACGTTATCTGCTTTAAAGGGGAAGAAGGTCATCTTAAATTTTTGGGCAACATGGTGTCCACCTTGTAAGGCAGAAATGCCCTATATGCAACAATATTATGAGACCTTTCAAAAAGAGCATAATGTAGAAATCGTCGCAGTGAATTTAACAAGTGAGGATAATGGCCCTAGCGCGGTTCAAAAATTTATTAAAGATTATCAATTGACCTTTCCAGTCCTTTTAGATAAATCGGGAGAAGTAGCCGATAGCTATAAGGTGTTATCCATTCCCACTACTTATTTTCTTACTTCTGATGGACATATTTACGAAAAAAGGATAGGTCCAATGAGTGAGGAGATGTTGAGTGATATAGTCCAACAAATGCCATAA
- a CDS encoding aminotransferase class I/II-fold pyridoxal phosphate-dependent enzyme encodes MKFGSKVVHGYKQTRNIQSKATPIYQTSVFSFSSLEELESYYTGESPYLYSRVGNPNTDELGQTVAGLEGAPSGVAASSGLGAILAGILGIAQAGDHLIAAKDLYGGTYHLLATELSAFGISVSFVDFANKQEIVKAIRKETKLLFSETVTNPFLRIENIAHLSTLAKQHELSLMIDNTFSTPYFVQPYKLGADVVVHSATKYIGGHSDVTAGVIIGGEQLMGKVREKVVNLGLNLSPFEAWLASRGVKTLALRMNQQARNAERLAQSLRQHNKIKKVYYPDGLSHKGNGAIVTIELVEGVDMSVFFTSLSWIKIVPSLAGVETTVSYPLGTSHRALPKEAQEELGINERVVRISVGIEEEEDIVKQFQDALSHIKMQKGSSKQ; translated from the coding sequence ATGAAGTTTGGTTCAAAAGTCGTGCATGGATATAAACAAACGAGAAACATTCAGAGTAAAGCAACTCCCATCTATCAAACCTCCGTTTTCTCTTTTTCTTCCTTAGAAGAACTGGAAAGCTATTATACAGGTGAATCACCTTATTTATATTCAAGGGTAGGGAATCCGAATACAGATGAATTAGGGCAGACGGTGGCTGGGTTAGAGGGGGCGCCGAGTGGCGTCGCTGCATCATCTGGACTTGGTGCCATCTTAGCGGGAATTTTAGGAATTGCTCAAGCTGGAGATCACCTTATTGCAGCAAAGGATTTGTACGGTGGCACGTATCATCTCTTAGCTACTGAGCTAAGCGCATTTGGAATAAGTGTCTCATTTGTTGATTTTGCTAATAAGCAGGAAATCGTAAAGGCTATTCGTAAGGAAACGAAGCTCCTATTCTCAGAAACCGTAACAAATCCTTTCCTGCGGATTGAAAACATTGCCCATTTATCGACGTTGGCAAAACAACATGAACTCAGTTTAATGATTGATAATACGTTTTCGACACCTTATTTTGTACAGCCATATAAGCTAGGAGCAGATGTAGTTGTCCATAGTGCGACAAAATACATAGGGGGCCATAGTGATGTGACTGCAGGAGTAATCATCGGGGGTGAGCAGCTGATGGGAAAGGTTCGGGAAAAGGTGGTTAATCTTGGCCTTAATTTAAGCCCTTTTGAAGCATGGCTTGCTTCTAGAGGGGTGAAGACACTGGCTCTTCGCATGAATCAGCAGGCCAGAAATGCGGAACGATTAGCACAATCCTTAAGGCAACATAATAAAATAAAAAAGGTTTACTATCCAGATGGGCTGTCCCATAAAGGAAATGGAGCCATTGTCACAATTGAATTAGTAGAAGGCGTCGATATGAGCGTGTTTTTCACTTCGTTAAGTTGGATTAAAATTGTTCCTTCTTTAGCAGGAGTTGAAACGACCGTTTCTTATCCGCTTGGAACGAGTCATCGAGCTTTGCCAAAAGAAGCTCAGGAAGAACTCGGCATTAACGAAAGAGTTGTGCGTATATCGGTAGGAATTGAAGAAGAAGAGGATATTGTGAAGCAATTCCAAGATGCTCTCTCACATATAAAGATGCAAAAGGGTTCAAGTAAGCAGTGA
- a CDS encoding O-acetylhomoserine aminocarboxypropyltransferase/cysteine synthase, with amino-acid sequence MTEKTFEVETLLLHGGQTPDATTGSRAVPIYQTTSFVFDNCDHAAKLFALQEPGNIYTRIGNPTVDVLEKRLALLEGGVGALAVSSGMAAISLAILNIAHAGDEVVAASSLYGGTYNLFSTTLPKYGINVRFVDPANPENFRQAITPKTKAVFGEIIGNPSLDVLDVEKVADIAHECGVPLIIDNTFATPYLCQPLKYGADIVVHSATKWIGGHGTAIGGIVVDGGKFDWTNGKFPGLTEPDSSYHGLRYATDIGEAAFIIKLRVQLLRDIGACLSPQNAFLLLQGLETLHLRMDRHNDNAFSIAQYLEKHEDVAWVSYPGLASHQTKPLAEKYLKTGYGSIVNFGIKGGREVGRTIIDSVNLWSHVANVGDAKSLIIHPASTTHQQLSVDEMLTTGVTEELIRLSVGLESKNDLIADLSDAILKAKKFTSTIPQS; translated from the coding sequence ATGACAGAAAAAACATTTGAGGTTGAGACGTTATTACTGCACGGAGGTCAGACTCCAGATGCTACGACAGGATCGAGAGCTGTGCCGATTTATCAGACTACTTCTTTTGTATTTGACAATTGTGACCACGCTGCAAAGCTGTTTGCTTTACAAGAGCCAGGGAACATTTATACGCGCATTGGAAATCCAACGGTTGATGTATTGGAAAAACGGTTGGCATTATTAGAGGGAGGAGTAGGAGCGCTTGCTGTTTCATCAGGTATGGCAGCAATATCATTAGCTATATTAAATATTGCTCATGCTGGCGATGAGGTTGTCGCAGCTTCTTCCTTATACGGCGGAACATATAATTTATTTTCAACTACTTTACCGAAATATGGGATTAATGTAAGGTTTGTTGACCCAGCAAATCCAGAAAATTTTCGCCAAGCCATTACGCCAAAGACGAAAGCGGTGTTTGGAGAAATTATTGGAAATCCGAGCTTAGATGTTTTAGATGTGGAAAAGGTTGCTGATATTGCTCATGAATGTGGTGTCCCCCTCATTATAGATAATACATTTGCTACGCCATACCTTTGTCAACCACTTAAGTATGGGGCGGATATTGTCGTTCATTCCGCCACGAAGTGGATTGGGGGACACGGAACAGCGATTGGGGGTATTGTCGTAGATGGGGGAAAATTTGATTGGACAAATGGGAAATTCCCAGGACTTACAGAACCTGATTCGAGCTATCATGGTTTGAGGTATGCGACAGATATTGGGGAAGCCGCTTTTATTATTAAACTTCGTGTTCAACTATTACGAGATATAGGGGCGTGCTTAAGTCCTCAAAATGCCTTTTTACTTTTACAAGGACTTGAAACTTTACACTTGCGGATGGACCGTCATAACGATAATGCCTTTTCTATAGCTCAGTATTTGGAAAAACATGAAGATGTTGCTTGGGTTTCGTATCCTGGCTTAGCATCTCATCAAACAAAGCCGCTAGCAGAGAAGTACCTAAAAACCGGGTATGGATCAATTGTTAATTTTGGCATTAAAGGTGGGCGAGAAGTAGGTAGAACTATTATCGACTCCGTCAATTTATGGTCGCATGTTGCAAATGTAGGGGATGCAAAATCGCTCATTATTCACCCTGCTTCAACGACTCATCAACAGTTAAGTGTAGATGAAATGTTAACGACAGGCGTCACGGAAGAGTTAATTCGCTTGTCGGTAGGGTTGGAATCAAAAAATGATTTAATAGCAGACTTATCCGATGCCATACTAAAAGCCAAAAAATTCACCTCGACAATCCCGCAATCATAA
- the metX gene encoding homoserine O-acetyltransferase MetX, with translation MRREGKVILNNFCFQDGTELSKVEIAYEWVGEEHNPFILICHALTGDHRAAGTEKNPGWWHEVIGPKKTIDTDRFQVITLNVLGGCHGSSGPMSINTLTNEPYRLTFPPVTIRDIVHSHRAALDVLGINEVEAVIGGSLGGMQALEWGLLYPTFMNRLVVLAATPFLSDYAIAFNTIGTLAIQNDPKWDNGNYDQSSDLRGLEIARMAGMVTYRSREVWNETFNRKKADNDVFEVESYLAYHGKNLAHRFDANSYLLLMKAMNSHDIGSGRGGWKRAAKQYKSKVKIIAFQGDLLYPSDALSELSELVPKGEFHEVKLKVGHDGFLVQFEKWEYLISTYLPKLMKDDQKGNNVISG, from the coding sequence GTGAGAAGAGAAGGAAAAGTCATTCTCAATAATTTTTGCTTTCAGGACGGAACGGAACTATCTAAGGTGGAAATTGCCTATGAATGGGTTGGTGAGGAGCATAACCCATTTATTCTCATTTGTCATGCTCTAACAGGTGATCATCGAGCAGCCGGAACGGAGAAGAATCCGGGGTGGTGGCATGAGGTAATTGGTCCGAAAAAAACGATAGATACGGACCGGTTTCAAGTGATTACGTTAAATGTTTTGGGAGGCTGTCATGGTAGTAGTGGCCCAATGTCCATTAATACATTAACAAATGAACCTTATCGACTTACCTTTCCCCCCGTAACGATTCGTGATATTGTTCATTCCCATCGGGCTGCATTGGATGTGCTAGGGATAAATGAGGTAGAGGCAGTCATTGGGGGGTCATTAGGGGGAATGCAGGCTCTAGAGTGGGGTCTATTATACCCCACATTTATGAACCGCTTAGTCGTTTTAGCAGCGACCCCTTTTTTAAGTGATTATGCTATTGCTTTTAATACAATTGGGACGCTTGCTATTCAAAACGACCCAAAATGGGATAACGGGAATTATGACCAATCCTCTGATTTAAGAGGTCTTGAGATAGCTAGAATGGCAGGAATGGTGACGTATCGAAGTAGAGAGGTATGGAATGAAACGTTTAATAGGAAAAAAGCTGATAACGACGTTTTTGAAGTGGAATCTTATTTAGCCTATCATGGAAAAAATCTCGCTCACCGGTTTGATGCAAATAGCTACTTACTTCTTATGAAAGCGATGAATTCTCATGATATTGGTTCTGGCAGAGGCGGTTGGAAGCGTGCCGCAAAACAATATAAATCAAAGGTAAAGATAATTGCTTTTCAAGGGGATTTACTTTACCCAAGTGATGCTCTAAGCGAGTTAAGTGAGCTTGTGCCGAAGGGAGAGTTTCATGAAGTAAAGCTAAAGGTGGGGCACGATGGTTTCCTTGTTCAATTTGAAAAATGGGAATACCTTATTTCAACGTATTTACCAAAGCTGATGAAAGACGACCAAAAAGGAAACAATGTTATATCAGGCTAA
- a CDS encoding S41 family peptidase has translation MGKKYRFLIGILLILLVSGVGYGVYKWYSEKQSITKIPQQIEQVNEDLRKVEMAYELILSKYVEGVEEATLVEGAIQGMLKTLDDPYSVYMDAQTAAQFNDSLDSSFEGIGAEVTEVDGKIKIVAPFKNSPAEKAGLKPNDEIMKVDGESLEGKDVYEATLKIRGKEGTTVRLEIKREGLVDPIEVSVQRAEIPNESVHYGMKGDSRQPIGYVEITSFSENTAEEFQQALTDLEEEALTGLIIDVRGNPGGLLKAVEQISAQLVAGEKPYFQIQERSGEKRPYYSPLKKKKPYPIAVLIDEGSASASEILAGALSEAGQYPLIGVKTFGKGTVQQAIPLGDGSNIKMTTFKWLTPDGNWIHRKGIQPTIEVEQPSFFHTHPLQIEQPLKVEMNDEAVKRAQEMLYGLGYGPGRTDGYFSMQTEKAVKAFQVTNSLAVTGVIDKKTANKLEEVIQQETELEKNDIQLQAAIHYLSAQDE, from the coding sequence ATGGGGAAGAAATATAGATTCCTAATAGGTATTCTCCTCATATTGTTGGTGAGTGGGGTAGGGTACGGTGTGTATAAATGGTATTCAGAAAAGCAGTCCATCACGAAAATCCCACAACAGATTGAGCAAGTGAATGAAGATCTTCGTAAGGTAGAAATGGCCTATGAATTGATTTTAAGTAAATATGTAGAAGGAGTAGAAGAAGCGACATTAGTCGAAGGTGCGATTCAAGGGATGTTAAAAACACTAGATGACCCTTATTCAGTCTATATGGATGCTCAAACAGCGGCACAATTTAATGATTCCCTTGATTCTTCTTTCGAAGGGATTGGTGCGGAAGTCACAGAGGTTGATGGCAAAATTAAAATTGTGGCTCCTTTTAAAAATTCACCAGCGGAGAAAGCAGGACTAAAGCCAAACGATGAAATCATGAAAGTAGATGGGGAGAGTTTAGAAGGTAAGGATGTATATGAGGCAACGCTAAAAATTCGCGGAAAAGAAGGGACTACTGTTCGATTAGAAATTAAGCGCGAAGGCTTGGTAGACCCGATTGAAGTATCTGTACAAAGAGCGGAAATCCCAAATGAGTCCGTTCATTATGGAATGAAAGGTGATAGTCGCCAACCAATTGGATACGTAGAGATTACGTCTTTTTCCGAAAATACGGCTGAAGAATTTCAACAGGCACTGACGGATTTAGAGGAGGAAGCCCTGACAGGTTTAATTATTGATGTAAGAGGGAATCCTGGGGGGCTTTTAAAGGCAGTTGAGCAAATTTCCGCACAGCTTGTGGCAGGAGAAAAGCCTTATTTTCAAATACAAGAGAGAAGTGGTGAAAAAAGACCATATTACTCTCCGTTAAAAAAGAAGAAACCTTATCCGATTGCGGTCCTAATAGATGAAGGGAGTGCATCTGCATCGGAAATACTAGCTGGTGCTCTTTCTGAAGCAGGTCAATACCCTTTAATAGGTGTTAAAACCTTTGGTAAAGGTACTGTTCAGCAGGCTATTCCACTTGGAGATGGTAGCAACATAAAAATGACAACATTCAAATGGTTAACTCCAGATGGAAATTGGATTCATCGAAAAGGAATACAACCGACAATTGAAGTTGAGCAACCATCCTTTTTTCATACACACCCACTGCAAATAGAGCAACCGTTAAAAGTAGAAATGAACGATGAAGCCGTTAAGCGTGCTCAAGAAATGTTGTATGGATTAGGGTATGGGCCAGGAAGAACAGATGGTTATTTTAGTATGCAAACCGAAAAAGCGGTAAAAGCATTTCAAGTCACAAACTCCTTAGCTGTTACAGGTGTAATTGATAAGAAAACAGCAAATAAACTGGAAGAAGTCATTCAACAAGAGACTGAATTAGAGAAGAATGATATACAGCTTCAAGCAGCCATTCATTATTTGTCTGCGCAAGATGAATGA
- a CDS encoding GNAT family protein, whose protein sequence is MQNIFPNLESERLQLRELDFKDTEFIFKLFSNEKVCEYLYDEDVFTNIEEAEEFIEWNSNPEEKSHNRWGIVRKLDQSLIGTCGFDYWDKYNNIAEIGYDLWYEYWGNGYMKETLEVAIESGFKNMNLNRINAFVALENEKSSSLLEKFGFIQEGIYRDKHLFKGKYYDHYSYSLLRKDWRS, encoded by the coding sequence TTGCAAAATATTTTTCCAAATTTAGAATCGGAAAGATTACAGTTAAGAGAGTTGGACTTTAAGGATACTGAATTTATTTTTAAACTTTTTAGTAACGAGAAGGTTTGTGAATATTTGTATGACGAAGATGTCTTTACCAACATTGAAGAAGCAGAAGAATTTATTGAATGGAACTCAAATCCTGAAGAAAAAAGTCATAATCGATGGGGAATTGTAAGAAAATTAGACCAATCATTAATTGGAACTTGCGGGTTTGATTATTGGGATAAGTATAATAACATAGCTGAAATAGGTTATGATTTATGGTACGAATATTGGGGAAACGGATATATGAAAGAAACTTTAGAAGTGGCCATCGAAAGTGGTTTTAAAAATATGAACCTTAATAGAATTAATGCCTTTGTAGCTTTGGAAAATGAAAAATCTTCTAGTCTACTAGAAAAATTTGGTTTTATACAAGAAGGTATTTATCGAGACAAACACTTATTTAAAGGAAAATATTATGATCATTATTCTTACTCATTATTAAGGAAAGATTGGAGAAGCTAG